The Xyrauchen texanus isolate HMW12.3.18 chromosome 17, RBS_HiC_50CHRs, whole genome shotgun sequence DNA window TGTTGACAATTCATTGATtgtcattcataataactggactttttcaccacaggcttcactatgtaacaatacatcttttgaattccatgccattactacaatgcaacccacaaaattacatgttgttgtcatctatcgccccccaggtcagctgacaagctttcttgaggaattggatgtcctgctgtcctccttgccagaggatggcaggccacttgtggttcttggtgatttcaacatacaccaagacaaaccccaggccattgaactgaatactcttctggcctcatttgacttggaaagactacacaccacagcaactcacaggtcgggcaaccagctggacctcatttatacacgtaactgtaccacctctaatattcttgttacacctttacatgtgtctgatcactactttgttcaattcaacatgattctcccatccattgtaaacccgaccccacctttggtttcctttcgccgtaacctccgttccctctcaccctctcgcctttccactgatgtctctgcctctcttcccacaataaatgtattttccatgcttgatgtaaacactgccacagacacacttagctctactttaacaacctgtctagacaacatctgtcctctctcctctagaccagcacggactacaccacccagcccctggctgtctgacgtccttcgtgaacatcggactgatctcagggcagctgagaggagatggcggaaatctaaagatccagctgatctaggtaaatatcagcttctgcttgcaactttttcaaataacgttaaaactgcaaaaacttcatattaccagaccaagatcaacagcaccacagacactcgtagcttgtttagaacatttaacacacttctctgccctccccctccaccacctgacacatcactgacagcagatatattcgccacattttttactgataaggttacagccatcagcaatacattcacagcaccacaccttgtcaaacacctggctcctgtatgcaaccctttccctatgttctctcctttaactgacactgaggtctctaaactcctcctctccaaccaccccacaacctgttcccttgaccccattccatcacacattctccaggccatctctccgtccatcctaccggcacttacacacataattaacacatcccttcttgcaggcacttttcccactacatttaagcaggctcgagtaaccccactgctgaaaaaacctgcacttaaccccacacagatagaacactacagaccagtctctctcatcccattcatggcaaaaacacttgaaagggcagttttcaatcagatctccgcctatctctcacagaacaagctgctggatgacaatcagtcaggcttcaaaagtggacactccactgagactgccctgctgtctgtcatcgagtcactgagacaggcgaaagctgaatccagatcatccgttctgattctgctggacctttctgcagcctttgacacagtcaaccatcatatcctactctccaccctctctaaactgggtatcactggaactgtgcttgactggttcaactcttatctctcagaaaggtcctttgaggtagcatggagaggggaagtatccaagccacaccagttacttactggggtacctcagggatcagtgcttgggccacttctcttcttcatatacacaacatcactgggacccattatcctgtcacatggtttctcttaccactgctatgctgatgacacgcaactctacttgtctttccagtccaacaacaccacagtgaccgctcgaattgctgcctgtctggcagacatctcagcctggatgaaggaacaccaccttcaactcaaccctgccaagaccgaactccttgtctttccagccaacccggctgttgaacacaacatcaccgtgcagctgggtccaacaacagtttcgccttccaaaacggtcagaaatctaggggtaaccattgatgatgagctaaatttcacagaccacatttcaaagactgcaagatcatgtagatttacactctacaatatcaggaagataagacccttcctctctgtacatgccacacaactgctcgttcagtcccttgtcataactagactggactactgtaacgctctcattgcaggcctacctgcatgtgctattagacctctccaaatgatccagaatgcagcagcacgtctggtctttaatgaacctaagagagcacatgttacaccactctttgtctctctccactggctgccggttcatgcacgtattaaattcaaggccctgatgctggcatacaaaacagtcactgggtctgctccagcatacctaaaaacatttatgcagagctacgttcccaccagaagcctgcggtcggctaaggaacgtcgccttgtcgtaccaaaacaaagaggcaccaaaacactttcccggactttcagtttcatcataaaacgttggtggaatgaccttcccaactcaatccgggaagttaactcactctctatcttcaaaaaaaggctaaaaacacatcttttccaaaagcacttaaccggtcactaaaaaaaataaaaaattaaaaaatatatatatatttacatttcttgttgcacttaaatctgttttgtatactattctgatgatagtgaaactttgtaatatggcacttttgtaccactgtctccctaagatgattcgctgatgttcttcctcttttgtaagtcgctttggataaaagcgtctgccaaatgaataaatgtaaatgtaaatgtctatgtattccattttgtagtccatcattagaccgagttgatgcaggcagagatcagtgaggtgcatcgcagttcaaccggaaggtcatttcagtgaggtctatccacgtccaaggttcaggcagtggcatatgaagtatcccatgtcttatggttggagttggcatcagttcatcctctgaagtccatcgtaatagactgaagtgatgtctggctggcaccggctgcatttagtcctCATCACTCAGATACACGTAGCAATGGAGTCCGACACAAGCAGGAATGGTCCtagatctggctggctctggtaaccaGTTCAGAcaacatttagcatttttctgtCTGTATGGTTGCCTTCTGTATGTGCTTTAAATTAGCCTCTTTGGCCAGAACTTCATCTAATTCCACACACAGTATGATGAATTACTATTATCATACTGTAATTTATGGCTGCCAGAAATGAATGATATAAAACTGTGagtataataaaacatgaaaagatTATTACTGTTCCATGAATTTGTGAGACAAACTTTATTTATGTTTACAATGTGCTTTACCCCATTctagatacagtatatacaggtA harbors:
- the LOC127657692 gene encoding uncharacterized protein LOC127657692, translating into MQPTKLHVVVIYRPPGQLTSFLEELDVLLSSLPEDGRPLVVLGDFNIHQDKPQAIELNTLLASFDLERLHTTATHRPARTTPPSPWLSDVLREHRTDLRAAERRWRKSKDPADLGKYQLLLATFSNNVKTAKTSYYQTKINSTTDTRSLFRTFNTLLCPPPPPPDTSLTADIFATFFTDKVTAISNTFTVNVSFGASEQDATFGSARQSEAMQS